In Aerococcaceae bacterium zg-252, the genomic window AAAAATGGCAATCGTGCTGTACAAACTAATCATCACAGACAATTGCATCTGTCTGATACGCAATACATCACCTAAACTATATCCACAGAACAATAAAATTAAAATCGCCAAGGCAATATTACTGTATTGTCGCCAAACTATTTGTTGTCCACGTATTTCACGAAATAAAATTAAAATCGCTAAAGCTAATAAAATAAATGGTACGACAATCAATAAAATAACACTCATACTATACAAAAAATATCGCATAATAAAAATTGGTAACCAATTACTGGTGTAAAATAAAGCCATAATCAAATTCGTTATCGCATACCAACCACATACAATTGGATGAATGAAAGGTGATGACAGTTTTAAACCGACGATACTTAAAATGAAAAAAATAGTGGCCAACCACCAATATAGCATCGGCATCCCTCCTTCTATTCCAGCTCATTTTGGTTGACTTAGAAACCACTTTGAAAATTACATAGTGTATTCTCACATACTCTATGAACATCTGTGTCAAATTATATTCTAATCCGTTTCATGATACTCTTGATACACAATTTGTTTCCGTATTTGATTTAATTTAGCAATCTCTTTAATCGCTTCTTTTGAAGACACTTGATACGTTTGCATATACTGCGTCACTTGTTCTCGTAAAGAGAGTGATTGGTCAGTAATCTTATCTGAGCTAGATTCAAGTGCTCTGCCACCTTCTATTAACAAGACGCATTCACCTTTGATATCATGCTCTGCTACCCACTCATTCACTTGTATCAGTGTCCCTCTCAAATACTCCTCGTATTGCTTAGTAAGTTCTCTAGCAACCACAACCTGTGTATCTTGATGTAAATATTTCATCATCACAGCAATTGATTTAGCTACTCGATAAGGCGACTCATAAAATATCGCTGTTTCTGCTCGCTCACCAATTAAAGCCAACACTTGTTTTTGTCCTTTTAATTCACGTGGAAAGAATCCATAGTATGTAAAACGCTCAGCTGGCAAGCCCGATGCTACTAAGGCTGTTAAAGCTGCATTTGCACCAGGCAACGCAACTACTGAAATTTTCTGCATTAAAGCAGCTTGAACTAATGGGTGTCCAGGGTCATTGATTAATGGCATACCGGCATCTGACACTAGTGCAATATCTGTACCTTGTAATAGCATCGCAATATATTTTTCCACTTGTGCATTCGAACTGTGTTCATGAAAACTTTGCATAGGTGTATCAATATAAAAATGATTTAATAATTTAATCGTATGACGTGTATCCTCTGCTAAAATTAATTGCACAGCTTTTAGTTGGTTCACTGCTCGAAAAGTCATATCTTCTAAATTTCCAATTGGTGTAGGAACTAAGTATA contains:
- the rsmI gene encoding 16S rRNA (cytidine(1402)-2'-O)-methyltransferase — its product is MHLQKSFSANEYGKLYLVPTPIGNLEDMTFRAVNQLKAVQLILAEDTRHTIKLLNHFYIDTPMQSFHEHSSNAQVEKYIAMLLQGTDIALVSDAGMPLINDPGHPLVQAALMQKISVVALPGANAALTALVASGLPAERFTYYGFFPRELKGQKQVLALIGERAETAIFYESPYRVAKSIAVMMKYLHQDTQVVVARELTKQYEEYLRGTLIQVNEWVAEHDIKGECVLLIEGGRALESSSDKITDQSLSLREQVTQYMQTYQVSSKEAIKEIAKLNQIRKQIVYQEYHETD